Genomic segment of Hirundo rustica isolate bHirRus1 chromosome 6, bHirRus1.pri.v3, whole genome shotgun sequence:
TTGTACACCTTTTTCCCTGCCCAGATCCTCCAAGCAGCCACATCCCAGCCGATGCTCATCCCATGGTGCCAATTTCATGGCACAGGGCCTCAGAGAGCCCCAGAtttttccagcctggctccccagcagcatcctgctggcATGGAAAAGCCAAGGCCCCAGGCAAGGGAATGTGGCCCCAGTGCAtcctctgctctccagcctgtGCCATGAGGGGCTCCATCACCCTCCACAAACCAGAGTGGGAATTAtctcccccaaaatcccaaaccgGCTTGGGCCAGAGCCCGCCAGCAGACAAGATTCATGCaggcttttcctctcccttcttcctgAAACAGTAGGTCCTAAAAATTATGAAACTGGGGACCTTTCCCACCTGCCTCAGGTCACAAGGCCAAGATGTTCCTCTCTCTGCCCAAATCTTGGATAAATTGGGTTACAGGGTGAGTCACAACCCAAGTGCAGGATTAAGGGCTGGAAAAAGCAATCCCCAGCTGTGAGAGTTGTGTTAAGGAGCAGGAATATGCAGTGCTGTCCCGAGCACTTTGAGGGcgagtttgggttggaaaagtgTCTGCCCCTGATCCTACTGGACCTTTAGGGGATGATTCCCAGCGTGGATCTGACCCCAAACCCAAGAGGTTGGAAACCAATCCCTGCCTGTGCAGCCAGTGGAGATGGGCAGGGATTCACTGTGTGGGGGGAACAGACGGGAGGAGAAGCCGCATGTAACAATTGATTTTCTGCTGTTATTGCTCCCTTTTTCCATTCTCGCTGGAAACCTTCCAACCCTGGCACGGCGCACCAAAGTCAGTACAAAAGATCCCCTCAGGATCACCGCCCACGCCAGGCTGGCTTTTATCAACCCCCTCATgattcctgccccaaaaccaCCTTCCAAAGGAATCCCCCGCTCTCCCTCGCTCAGAGTCCACGTTTGAGGATTCCGTGGAGTTCGAGGCCATCGGGAGCGTGCGGAGGAGCCGCGGTTTGGGGAGGTTCCTGCTGGTTTCGGTCCATTTGAGCTCCTTTCCGGCAGGTCCGGCCCAACGCGCGTGAGGGCGACCTGGAACGTCCCCACGGAGccgctctgtccctgctccggGTATTTTGGGCCCCTCAGTGCCGGCAGCTCGGCCTTGCAGGGTGCCACCAAGTCCCCGCTCCGGGCCCGCTGTCCCCAGGATCCGGCCTAATTCCTGCGGAGCGGGTGCCACATGGAGACGGGCTTGCGGAGCGTGGCCAGCATTTGGTTCCAGTGCGTGGTGCCCATCCCGCTGGCCGCCGGCCCGATGAGCACGTGGCCCGTGTTGTCACCGCGGCCGTCCTCGCCGCTCTCGGCCACCGTCACgcgcagggacagctcctggggGCACGGGGCCGTCACCGCACACGGATCCCCCACGGACACGGATCCCCGTGCCCTCTCCACGGGGACACGCGCCCACAGAGCCAAGGCATCCGGGCATCCCCACCCAAGCTGGCACACCCCACGTGCACACGGCCCTCTGTGCCCCGTACCAAACCATCCCTGTTGTGCACCCTGCTATATCCCAACCCACGCATCCGTACCCTCCCCAAGAGTCCCCACGCACATCCCCACTCCAGCAGCCATTTCCACACATCCACACCTCTCCCAACAGCCCCCACGCATCCACCCCAAACCAGACCTGGAGCACAATGGCCGGCACGGAGAAGATCATGGCCTCGTTGAACACGGGGTTGGTGTCTCCCCTCTTCACTGCTGTCTTCTTCTTGCTGATCTTCCTCCCGTCCTGCAGCAGGTACACCTTGACGAAGGGATCTGCTCggagggcaggagagggatCAGCCACACGTGTCCCCAGCGACGTGGAGAAAGCAGGGGGACCCTTTCTGGTGGCCCTTCCCAGCAGGTCTGTCCTCACGGGGAGCCAATCCCGCATAGCAAATGGGACAAATCCGGACAAACCCCACCGGGGAGCCCCCCTCACCTGCGGTCACCTTCCCACTGCTCCACACGAGGTTCTTGGCTTTGACCACCACCACCGTGAGCCGCTCGGCCGTGGGCAGGTAACTCAGGGAGAGCAGGATCTCCCCCACCGTGTCCACCGCCTGTGGGACACAACATCCAGGACACGACGTCCGGGACACAACGACGACGCCCCAAACCCCGGCTGGGAGACGGGACGCTCCTGGCTCACCTTGTTGGTGTCCTGCAGGTAGAGCCAGGCGTTGAAGGGGCGCGTGGCCAGGTCCAGGTCGGAGAGCTTGAGCTCGGCCACGCCGGTGCTGACGCTCCGCTCGTCCTCGTCGATGCCGAAGACGGAGAAGCGCAGGCTGTTCTCCTCCAGCGCCGCCGGATCCAGCGGCACCGAGAAGCGCTCGTCGAAGGCCACAGAGTAGGAGCTCCTCTGGATCTGCCGTGGGAAGCGGGGATAGCCCTGGCACCCGTGGGGCTTGGGGCTGCATCCCTGCTCTACCCCGTTTCATGGGAATTGcgaggagggcagggagggcaccCCCAGGGCACGCCCCTTCCAGTCGGGATGATGTATTCCCGACCTGACCACAGCAACTGCTCAGTCGTTGGGGTGAAAATCAGGGCTGTGACCTGCCCCAGTGCctgttaattattttaatcagaGAATCAGCATTGGCCCAGTGCTCTCAGATACATCCCGACCCCCCGGGAGTGCGGATGCACATCCAGCTTGGCCACATCAGGCAACAAGATTCATGGCTACAAGGTGTCACCCCCAGCCCTTCTCCAAGCAGAACCAACTCCTGAACGTGCCCAGCGGGAATGCTGCTGTTTGGCTgatgctgtccctgtgccatgtcattccctgggagcagaggcagcagcagctcccacggCTCATCCTGCGGGTGCTGATCCCAAGGGACTGGCCGAAGGGAAATGCTCTGAAATCGTGGATTTAGGGATGGCTTTTTCCCCTACTCTAGCCTTGCTTCAACATCTAAGATGTCACAGGCAAACCAGGGGTTTGTCCCCTGGGATGGAAAGCTGCAGCCATGGGTATCACAGAGCAAAGTGGAACCACCAGCTCCCCAAAGCCACCCAAATCTGGGTGGAGGAGGGACCtctctgtggggctgtgtcACCCCCAAAGCCCCCCAGGAGAGGGTTCACCTCTCCCAAAGACTCTCTCCGGTCTCACTCCGCTCCTAaacctgctccatccctgggatgaAGGACACAAAGGCAGTACCTGCCATTCCTGCCCTCTTAGTCCATGCTCTCCCACTGGATACCACCAACCTCCAGAGTTCCCTGGGGATTGAAGTTCCTCTGTGTGAGGAGCAGATTTTAAAGCCCTACAGATTTTTCAGACTGTCTGTCTGCAGCCCACGCTGTATTTTGGGAGCTCTGGATCGAGCGCAACCAAACAGGAGCTGCTATTTAAAATCCCTCCAGaagcactggggaaaaaaaaaaaaaaaaaatgcggCTGGGCCTTTATCCATGGCCTTGGGGCAGCTGAGGAGGTAAATTGTGCTGGTGAATTATAAATAATGACACTAAATAATAAATATCTCCAGAGCATAAATAAAGAGCCAGAGATTTGGATGGAAAAATGGTCTAACAGGGCACTGTGGAAACATTTTGGGGGCAGCAGCCGGTTTGTGTGGATGGAGCAGCACCTCCATCCCAGTGGAGAGGTGCCTTAATGGGATGCAAATTCCCACTCCTTGCTCGAATATCCTGATTAAATCAAACTGACTCTGCAataaaggagctgctggaagaaaaCGGAGGCTCCTGCTTTCCAAAAGCAGCTTTTGAGGCACTTAAAAAGGGAGGTTTTGCCCTAGATCCAGCACCTGGATTTTCCACTGCCACATCCTTTGTGGGGGGGGAGAAGCgttggggctgctgtggggaggagagggactGTGGGGCCATGGCAAgacaccagcagcacctgcccaaactgccactgccacccaaatcccaccccaggCCACTTTCTCCACGTGCCACAGTGTCCCTTCCACAGCAGGGACAGTCAAGCAGGAAAACTTGCCACCAGAGATGACAACGGCAGCCTGAATCCCAGCCAAGGGGGAGACATTCCTGCCTCTGCCGGGTTTCTGGTGTGCAAACCCACCTGGGACACCCCTCAAAATCCTGTGCCAATCCAGAGCTCTCTGCTCCCAAACCCCACCGCTGTTGTGGGGAGCCGAGAcccacccccaaatcccataTCCCCCACGCCCAGCCTGGAACCCCGTGCTCCCAAACCCCCACCGCTGCCTTGGGGAGCTGACATCCCCCAGATCCTGTGCCAGCCATTCCTGATCCCGGCAcgcctgcagctccctgctcccaaacCCCGCCACTTCCTTGGGGAACGCGGCCGAGGGGCGCTGCCACCCAAAACCCCGGGGGTCCGGGTGGGAGCGAGGGGCTCACCCGGGAGATGCCGACGATCTGCTCGGCCGGCAGGAGGCTGATGCGCATGAAGCAGGACTCGAAGCGCGcatcctccttctccagcaggtCCTTGCCCTGCAGCAGCGTCACGTGCAGCGCGGCCGCCCTCCCGTCGTACTCCATGGACACCTCCACCTGCCCCACCGTGAAATCCTGCCCGAAGTTGTTCCCGATGGACGAGATGGAGTTGAGGGAGTCGGCCGAGATGGATTTCCGCAGGGGGCCGTAGTGGGCCAGGCCCAGCTCTCTGCCCATCAGCTCCaggctgcccagctcctggatgCTCTCCAAGGCGTCCTCTGCCCTCAGGCTGCTCTTGCGGGACGAAGAGCTCCGACCTGGCGCCCGCTGCGAGCCCGGGGCCAGCCCTCGCTgccagggaaaggaaagcaggcgctgccatccatcccatcccatccatcccatcccttcgTGCTCAGCCGGACAGCTGGGCTTCTCCGGCGCCTCCTTGGACGCATCCCGGCCCCTGCCTGGCCTCAAGCTGCCGCGGCAGCGAGCCCGGAGCTTCccgcagctcccagctccagcgaTCCCCTCAAAAGCTCCAGCAGCGCCGggctgctgcctgtggctcTTCCCCCACCTCGCGAGGGGATCCAGGAGATATTCCCAGCCCTCCGGCATCCCGCGTACCGCAAAGGGAAGGAGACGAGCGCAGCTTCGCCCCTTACCTTGTTCCTGATGTCCGGGCACGCCGCTCCGTACTTCTGCTCCAGGTAGCGGTAGTCATAGttggggaagggggaaggggccGGGTAGCTCCCGGAGCGCCAGAGCTTCCACAGGTTGATGGCTGCGATTCCCAGCAGCGCCAAGGCGCCGGCGGCGTAGAGCCCGATCTCCCACCGCGGCGGGCTGGAGGCCgctgcaggggacagggggCTCCGTGAGCTGGTGACAATGCCGGGAATGAGCCCGCAGCTCGGCTCCGAGCTCTGGGGATGGGATAAACCGCGGCTCGCTCCCGGGCGGCTGCAAAAGGGTCAGGCAGAGGCTCTGCCGGCCCCAAAATGACAGCCCTGGCTCGGCTTTCCCGGGAGGTGAAGTTCTCCTGTGTCCCAGCCCCGCTTCCCCGCGAGCGCCGGGGGTTCCCGCGCCGGCTGCGGCTCTGTCCCACTGACAGATGTGCCCGGCGCACATCTGCATCGccctctgcccagctgctgcctggggatgCCAAGAAAAGCCGGGAGAAGGGAAAAACcgaaggaaaagctgctggaaacaGGCAGAGCCCCGCGGGCGCCGCCGGAGCGAGCGGGAAGGGAGCGCCGGGCTCGGCGGCGAGCGGTTCGTGCTGCATTGCACCAGCCTCCATCACTCCGGCACCAAGCGCCCCGTGCAGCacgggaaaagggggaaagaggggaaTTCTCATCCCGGAGCGCTGCCGGGGAGTCCTCCGGCATCATCACGCCGCAGCGCTCCCTCCTTCGGAGCCGGGAAAAGCCCAAAGCCGGGCTGAACTCCCACATCGCATCCGAGCGCAGGGAcaacctgctgctccccccagccctcctcCAGCGGGAACAGCAGAAGGAACTGAGTATCCGCACCCAAACCGCCTGATCTGGATGCCGGGAGCAGCCCACAGGGATCTCCGAGGTTAAACACTGGGGTGGGACGGGGTCCTGTTTTATCCACCCCAACCCAAGCCCCTAAAGGGCTCTGCTTAACCCCTGCATCCCAGCTAAGGATGCTGAGGGAAGCAGTTGGAGGTTTCCCGTGCCGGAGCTCCCAGGCTCCTGCTGGAGGGGgaaaatttggaataaaattgGGAacgaaaataaaaatagcagaatAATCTTCTACTGGCTCCTACCTCTGAGGAACTCCAAGCACAAATCCCAGCTGAACTGGAACCTGCTTCCCACTCATTCCTGGGGCTGAGCACTCATCTTGGAAAACTTAGATGTTTTAAGggttttacccttttttttagtaaacaaaacccagcaggaaCATGGAGCAGAGGGTTCTCTCCATGGAAAGCAGCAAGGACCAGCCAATCCTTcccccaaaaacccctcagtgtgagctccagcagctctgccccgaACCCTTCCCGGGCTCCCTGGGGAGGACTCACCACTGAAGCGCGATCTGCTTACGTGCCCCGTGTCCATGGCAAACGCTCCCTGCGAGCGGGACAGCCTGGAATGCACAAGACACGGCGTTAGGATGAAGGGGAAGAACTCGAGAATTGAATGCCCTGTGATTTTCCAGCAGGGACGCTCCATCACGGCTCCCCCTCCATCGCTCCCGGCCTTGGCTCGGCTTCCAGGCGCTGAGCAAACGCGCTGAAGCCTCTCAGCCACCggcaggagctgaaggagggaCAGGAACCCTCGGGAAGGGGCAGAGCCGCTCGATTTACCTCGGGAGCCTTTAAACAGGCGACATTCCCAACCTCTCTGCGTGTGGACGTCTCCCCTCCAGGAGCCCTCAAGGccctttgctgcttttccagctgaaatattcctttccctcctgcagTTTCCCAGCCTCTCATGAGGCTTTGCCCTGGCCCCAGCCGAGGGGGGCAGCCCCATTCCCCCATTTTGGGATCGCTGTGGGGTTTAGGGGATGTTGTTCCCCAGGAATCAGCTCCTGCAGTGGGAAAGCTCCATCGccttccccccaaaaagggtTTTTCCCAGTCAAGTCGAAAGGAAGCTGCTCTCCCAGGCAGGTCCTAGCACAGGCGTCATGGATGCTGAGGGTGATTTATCCGAGCCAGCTACTCCTGAAAAGGGGGGCTTGGGATCCCCAAAAACACCCAACAAGCAAATCCAATGGGAACTGATCAgcattccctgttccctggcatCTGTGCCGGGGAAGCACAGACCCACAGGGAGAGCTGGTGGGATCCCACAGAACCCCACGCGGACACGACCTCAGCACAGCACCTAAACCCCCCACACCTCCCTCAGAGCCCTTCTCCAGAACTCCCAAAGCCCACTCATGGAGCTGGATTGGCCTCAGCCAGAGGGATCTGCAATATCTGGGCCCCACCTTCCAGCTCCCCGTGGGTGTTCACTGCCTCAGGCACTGGCCAGGTGATCAACTCCCCCCAAAACCATCCAGGCTTGGATTTTAACAGGTAAAAGTGGGAATTTCATGGCATGGAATACCAGCTGTGCTGGCCTGGCCCCCCCTGCAGGGGCACACAGCCCATCCTTGGGATAACAGGAGTTACCTAAATGGAACCCAAAGTGACAGcgctgctgggatggggctgggagacgcccagtccctccccaccctcctccCCCTGGCACAGGTATCCATCCCTGTGCAATGGATGAAACATTCCTACCCTGGCGGAGAACGTGCTGAGCTCAGGTCACAGACTGAGCTCAGCTCAAGGCCCACGTTGCTGTTTAGTGCTGAAAACTGACATCTTAACAGAGCAACGTGATGGAGACTTACCCTGAACTGCCTCTTCTTATGCCCTGAAAATCCCCCGTGCCCAAGCAAGGTGCTCTCTTCCTCCCCTTGCTTCCCAGTTATTTTTGGTATGAAAACAGCCAAGTTTTCAGGACTGACTTTACCTGCAGGAAGACAACCATGCCCTTTaaaccccctcccccccatcTCTTCCCAATTTCTTCtggaaattaaaaggaatttctgatttttctttcctttcagagcttctctccccaaaacctccctTCTCTAATGAGCTGTAAGCAGCAAGTTAAGCAGATTTCCAAGGCATCACCTGGAAAGAGACTGCAGTCCTCAGCACTGGGATGAAACCCAGAGGTATTTTCCTATTAGGAAAACAGCATCAATCTCTCCTGAGCAGTGAGGAAACGGGGGTGGAAGTGCTCAGGGAAGgatttatggcttttttttctttttttttttgttaactaAGCTCTTCCCTGGAGCATTGCACCGAGCTGCTCTGACTTCCCCCTGACCTGCCGCTCAAATCCCCGGGAAATCAAGCCTGAGGCATTGGGAAGAGGCACTGTGGGTAGCACAGGGATTGATGGATTTTTCACCCACGGAACTCAAGatcaggctgcagagccctggtgtGGGGTGCAGAGCCCTCTCCATCCATCCCAACACCAGGGcagctccattttccttgggagctgctgcagagctcaggtCCCTTCTCCTGCTTGGAGGGACAATAAAACAGCTcaacaagggaaagaaaaacggCATCAAAGCCACATGTCCCCCCTGGAAAACGGGGTCCCTCAGCCTTCATGGGATGTCACCTCTCTGCTGCCAAGGCCACAGGCAGAGAAATCCCAATTGCAGGTCCCGAAGCACCCGGACCAACCCGGCTATGAGCCCCCCGAGCACGCTGCAGTCCACAAATGTCCCGATCCAGGTCCCAGCGATCTCCCTGCTCATCctccctccctgtcctgccccaggCACCCGTGGCCGGTGTGCTGAGCCCGGGCTGACCTCAGCTGAGCGGCGGTGCCGGTCCTGCAGCGCTGCTCCGCCAGCCCCTTCCacccctctccagccctgcctggcctccATCCGCAGGGCACAGAAGCGGGATGGAGTTTGCTCTTGGCAGGAATAAAGATGCGCCCCAAAGTCGCCGAAACAGAAGGATTTGGGCTCCGCTCTCACCCATCGCCCTCCGCAGCCCCCAGAGGGAACACGTCCCACCCAAACCGGTGCTCCCAGCGCTTTACCTGGGTAGGAACAAATCCTCAGGGACCTGCGGGGAGCGCGGGGAccccggggcggccccggcaTCCGCCGAGCTGGAACTGCTCCCACGGGGGAGAGGGGACCCTGCGACCCCCGGGGCCCGCCCGGCCGGCGGTGGGGACCGGGCAGagccccccgcgccgcccgggGGTCCCCGAGCTCAGCCCCGGGATCCACGGGTCTCCCCAAGCCCCGGGATGCTTCCCGGCAGCCGGGAGCGGGCAGAGccccccgccgctgcccggggGTCCCCGCGGGTATAGAGCCCAGCCCCGGGATGCGGGATGCCCCCCCTCACGGCCGGGATGCTTCCCGGCGGTGCGGGACCGGGAGCGGCTCCGCTCCCtcgcccagcccagcccggggcgGAGCCGCCGCTCGTCCGTGCCATGAGCTGGGCGGTCTCTGCGCTCGCCGGACCCTCCCCGGGGCTTggctcagcccagccagagCCCCCCGCCAGAGCCTGGGGACCCCGGGGCTCCCTCACTCTGGTTTGCCTGCCAGGCGTTCCCAGCTTTCCTGAGAAAGTTggcgtaaaaaaaaaaaaaaaaaaaaaaatcaccccaacCCCCTCAACTCCCTGTAACCGCACCTCAAATGCCAGCCAGGAGTGAGGAGGGACAATGCCAGATCCCTCATCCCACACCAGAGATCCTCTGCTGTGTGCTTGACCATACCAGACTTCTCCAAATCCCCCTCCCCAGGGActcctccatccatcccaccGAAACTCTgcatctccagctgctcctccccatAGATCCCGATGAGGGTTCCTCTCTCCACTGGGCCTCATGTCCCCTCCCCTTATCCCTCAAAGGGTGCAGAGCCCCTTGGGGACTCTGGATCACCACCCCAAACCGAATCCTTGGGTTCTCCCTTGTCCCAGGCAGCTTCCAGCTGTGTGTCCCTCCTGGCCACAGGGGCACCTGGGGCTGTCCAGCAAGATCTTGGCTTTGGATGTTCTTACGAAAAACCATCAGatcctctccctctgctgcagaaagTGGAACATTTTGGGATCTGGCCCCAAAAGCCCTTTGGACAGTTTGGCTCCACGCCCACCACACCACAAGCACTGGAAAATGTGCCTTCACACCCTCCAGTGGGATCCTCCCTTTCCTGGCCTTCATATCTATGGCTTCAGCCACCTCACCTTAATGTCAGGCGACTTCCAGGGCAGCAAGGAGCAACTTCAGACAGCAGGAGAAACACTTTGCTGGGAGAAAATGGAATAATTGCTGTTTTGTGGGGAATAAACACCCACACAACCTGAGAAAAGGTGGGGTCAGAGGCCACGGAGCAGCGTGACATTCCAGAGGACCTGTAATTCCCAGGAACACCCACAGCCACCCACAGGGCCAGCTcaaggctggctgcaggctccCTGCTCTGGCAAGAATCCAAGGAGGGCagcactgggagatgctcccaTGATCTTCCTGGTAGGAAGTTCATTTTCAGGGACAAAACACAGCAAGTTTTGACTGCACCAAAAATGCTGCCTGGGTAAGGggagctgcctcctcctgcagccaagGCTCCTTTCCACGAGGCTTCCTggctcttcctcttttcctctggaaaagagCAGGCCGTGGTCCTTCTCCGCTTCCCAAAGCTCCTGTGCAtctccagggatgtggcaggaTGTCCCTCTACAGGACAGCCTGGGACCCAGCACCCTCCTGCAGTGCTCACCGCTCCAGACTGGACAAAAGCgatccccagagctgctccagacGGGACTGGATCAGGCTGAGGTTTGGAAATCTCCAAGCTGGGCACCTGGATTCATCCAGCCTCAGACAGACACCAACTCACCTACTAAAACCCCCTCCTTTTTAAAGCCAACACTTACCTTTGGCCATGCTCTCCATGAAATCGGTGTGACCACAGGTGGGAGACCTGTTCCAGGTGAGCCGGACTCTCCCGTGTGTGGAAGCAGGAGCCGGCCACCTCTGCCCTCTCCACAGGGAGGGTCCCATTTCAGACCACACCGAATGTTATCCCCATGAGGACTCTTGGCTTCCTTCCGTCTCGTCTGAGGCTGCTTCGAGACCGTCACAAAAGGATTCCTAAATCCAGGCAAGCTTGCAATGACCAGAGcccactttttttcccctgaaaagcTGGACACATTCCTTACCTCGAGGCCCAgcatccatccacccatcccaTGTGCTGGAGAGGACACAGCACaagccccctcagccccctggCTCCGTGTGTGAGGTGTCAAAAGAGGACCCACAGACACTCTTTATCCCAAAGGACAAACCAGCACACATGGACAGGATCCAGATTATCCCTGGGATCCCCTGGATGCAGACAGATGAGTCAGTGGTTCATGTATGAGGTCAAAGCTCCCGGATCTTTCTGGATTTTCCTCACCAGGTGTTGCCAGTGGGGGTAAGTGGCCATTTGGTGGGAGGGGGTGCAGTGACAAGGCCTCCCCAGGTCACCTGGCCACATCCCCAACTGGAGATTCCCGACTTCCAGACTGCCCATGGCCCACCTGTTATAGGTGGCAAGTATTTGAGTCACTAAAGCTGGGAATGTTGGCTGTCATTCCCACACAAGACCAAACGGGATGTGcgcagggcagcagctctgcaagctCCTGCCACTTCAAAAGTTTGGGGCTGCACTCTTGAATCTGTACTGTGGTGTTTATGCCATTTTCTTCTGGATAAACACTTCCCTGAAAACCAGGCAGATTGGATTAAGCAGTGACAGGGTGACGTCAGTGCCCGGGACAGCGACGTGAGGGCACAGAATCCATGTGCGTTAGTGGAGCTCTCACATTTTGGAATAATGACCTGGGGAAACAAAGCAGCCCAGGCTTCCAATTCCCTTTCCAGGATGCTGAGTCACCAGCAGAAACACTGCCTGGCTCAGGATGCTCCCTGgctgtgccgtgccgtgccaGGGACGTGCctggcctggggctgctgctggaaggggggacagggatggggctgtgacactgcagcTTTCCCAACCAGCTTTCCCAGAAACCCCTCACTCTGGAGCTATCCTGGAAGGAACGGGGCAGTGACAAAGGGTGGCAGAGCGCTGTCAGACCCCAGAGCAAAGCCCCTGCGGTGAGGACACGAACCCAGCTGAGGAGGAAGCAAAGAACTCCAGACTGATGGGACACTCCCAGTTTCTGCTTGTGACACGTTTTACTCCGCAGAGCGAAGGCAGGTTGACCTTTCTCACTTCACCTTCCCTTACATTTAAGAGATGACCGAgactaaaagagaaattaaaaataagagctAAGGAGAAGTTGTCTGTCCCCCCAGAGCTGGGACACACCGCCCACGTGCCGCAGGCCGCTCCAGGACGTTGGAAGTTAGCGGGATGCCCTGCAGAAGGGCAGGAACAGCAGTGTAGTGTGGTACATCCTGTGCAAGGAACGCAGCTTGGCCACGTGTCCCCATGGCCACCTCGCTGAACACCTCACCCAATCCTCCTCCACAGCTCCAGGTAGTTCCAGCAGGAAGAACAGAATTCATTTCCCGTGCCTGGTCTCTGTACACTCCAAAACAAGTGTTCCTAATGCCCAAACGCCCCACGGAGCTCTCAGTTCCCTGGGAATGGAGCAGCAGATCCCTGTGAGCCGCGCTCTGAGCCCCCCGTCTCCACACCTGGTTCCGAGGCAGACTCTCAGCACCCGGTGAAGGCCTCGCCCCGTGCGTGGGGTCAGCACTGACCTCCCTCCACACAGACTTCCTCCCCCGGTGacacgaggagagaggggggctgtgccagtgccatCCTCCCCCGAGAGGATTCCCACACGCTGGAACGCTAACAACGACAATTAGGAGTTAGGTAGGATAAGGGTGGGACCGTGCACCAGCCCCGCTCGGGCACCACGAGTTCCTGTCAGCCCCGTGTCCGCGCTCAGAGCTTCCTCTCCCGGAGTTTGCTC
This window contains:
- the SYT12 gene encoding synaptotagmin-12 isoform X2, which translates into the protein MDTGHVSRSRFSAASSPPRWEIGLYAAGALALLGIAAINLWKLWRSGSYPAPSPFPNYDYRYLEQKYGAACPDIRNKRGLAPGSQRAPGRSSSSRKSSLRAEDALESIQELGSLELMGRELGLAHYGPLRKSISADSLNSISSIGNNFGQDFTVGQVEVSMEYDGRAAALHVTLLQGKDLLEKEDARFESCFMRISLLPAEQIVGISRIQRSSYSVAFDERFSVPLDPAALEENSLRFSVFGIDEDERSVSTGVAELKLSDLDLATRPFNAWLYLQDTNKAVDTVGEILLSLSYLPTAERLTVVVVKAKNLVWSSGKVTADPFVKVYLLQDGRKISKKKTAVKRGDTNPVFNEAMIFSVPAIVLQELSLRVTVAESGEDGRGDNTGHVLIGPAASGMGTTHWNQMLATLRKPVSMWHPLRRN
- the SYT12 gene encoding synaptotagmin-12 isoform X1; its protein translation is MGPSLWRGQRWPAPASTHGRVRLTWNRSPTCGHTDFMESMAKEEKRKSQEASWKGALAAGGGSSPYPGSIFGAVKTCCVLSLKMNFLPGRSWEHLPVLPSLDSCQSREPAASLELALWVAVGVPGNYRSSGMSRCSVASDPTFSQVVWVFIPHKTAIIPFSPSKVFLLLSEVAPCCPGSRLTLRLSRSQGAFAMDTGHVSRSRFSAASSPPRWEIGLYAAGALALLGIAAINLWKLWRSGSYPAPSPFPNYDYRYLEQKYGAACPDIRNKRGLAPGSQRAPGRSSSSRKSSLRAEDALESIQELGSLELMGRELGLAHYGPLRKSISADSLNSISSIGNNFGQDFTVGQVEVSMEYDGRAAALHVTLLQGKDLLEKEDARFESCFMRISLLPAEQIVGISRIQRSSYSVAFDERFSVPLDPAALEENSLRFSVFGIDEDERSVSTGVAELKLSDLDLATRPFNAWLYLQDTNKAVDTVGEILLSLSYLPTAERLTVVVVKAKNLVWSSGKVTADPFVKVYLLQDGRKISKKKTAVKRGDTNPVFNEAMIFSVPAIVLQELSLRVTVAESGEDGRGDNTGHVLIGPAASGMGTTHWNQMLATLRKPVSMWHPLRRN